A segment of the Carya illinoinensis cultivar Pawnee chromosome 1, C.illinoinensisPawnee_v1, whole genome shotgun sequence genome:
TGCTCGCATGATTTTTAATGAAACAGATGAGAAGGACTTGGTATGTTGGAGTGCGATGATATCTGGTTATGCTGAGAGTGATCATCCTCAAGAAGCTCTTAAATTATTCCGTGAAATGCAAGCGTTAGGAATACAACCTGATGAAGTCACTATGTTGAGTGTCATCTCAGCTTGTGCTCATCTTGGTGGATTGGACCATGCCAAATGGATCCATTTATATGTTGACAAGAATGGATTTGGTGGAGCTTTGCCTGTTAACAATGCTCTTATTGATATGTACGCTAAATGTGGGAGCTTGGAAAGAGCAAGATGGGTATTTGAGAAGATGCCAAGAAAAAATGTGATATCTTGGACCACTATGATCAGTGCCTATGCCATGCATGGAGATGCTAGCAATGCACTAAGCTTATTCTATCAAATGAAAGATACAAAAATTGAACCTAACGGGATTACATTTATCGGGGCACTTTATGCTTGTAGCCATGTGGGGCTTGTCGAAGAGGGTTGGAAAATCTTTTCATCCATGATTAATGAGCACAACATCACTCCTAAACATGAGCACTTTGGTTGCATGGTTGATCTTTTTGGCCGTGCCAATCTCTTGAGGGAGGCTCTTGAGGTTATAGAGACAATGCCTTTGGCACCTAATGTTGTCATTTGGGGATCCTTAATGGCTGCTTGCCGTATTCATGGTGAAATTGAATTAGGAGAGTTTGCAGCCAAACGACTTCTTGAGCTAGATCCATATCATGATGGGGCGCATGTGTTCTTATCAAACATTTATGCTAAAGAAAGAAGATGGGAAGATGTTGGAGAGGTGAGGAGATTAATGAAACATAAAGGTATTTCTAAGGAAAGGGGATGTAGTAGGATAGAATTAAACAATGAGATACATGAGTTTTTTATGGCGGATAGAAATCATAAACGAACAAATCAGATCTATGAGAAATTAGACGAGGTGGTTAGTGAGTTGAAATTGGTTGGTTATGCTCCAAATACTTGTAGCATTCTGGTTGATttagaagaggaagaaaagaaagaagtggTTCTCTATCATAGTGAGAAGTTGGCAGTATGTTATGGACTAATGAGTGATCCGAAAGGGAGATGCATTCGCATAGTGAAGAATCTTAGGATTTGTGAGGACTGCCATACCTTTATGAAGTTGGTTTCAAAAGTTTATGAGAGAGAGATTGTCGTTAGAGATAGGACGCGATTTCACCATTACAAGAATGGTGCCTGTTCTTGTAATGAGTATTGGTAACCAGATGCCTTTTTGTAAGATTATTTCATATAGTTGAAGTGAAACATCTAATGCTAGCGAGCTGTATTGTGTACATTAATCCTGAGGTTTACATAGACAAGATTAGGATGCGATCCCTAGAATGGGAAAATTAATTTGATGTTAAGGAAATTGGTTAtttgcaattaaaataaaaccatgaGAGGCAACGAACTCCTAACTAAATTGCATCGGCGAATAAACAAAACCCTGATGTTAagatatattgttttaataagaGATCTATTAGGAAcaataagagaaaaattaaaacaaaatagtgGAATTAATCTCACACGTCACAAGGTTTATATAGTTCAATAACGTGTCTATGTTTACAGAGCTGTGGATGATTTTATTTAGATGGAAATTAAATAATAGTGTGGTCTTACAAACGTTTAGTACAATATATAGTAAACCTTAGTTAACGGGTTAGGTCGAACAAGTAAAACCGAGTCGATGGATCGAGTTGGACCAAGTCTTCGCTCCATCGCCCAAAcctcattaaaaaaaagtttcaaatgAATCCTTATTGAGTCAGATCATCAAACCAGGTAGAACACAAACAAAACTAGGTTCCACACAAAGAAGCCCAACAATTATTTCACTTGGAGATTGGTGCAATCGCAAGTATCAACCACCTACATCTGAAACCGAAACCTCCACCCCTGCAACTTATAGTTCTTATCCTTAGGCTAGAAAACTAACTGAAATTGCGCACAATTTTGTCTCAAGTGTAACACCATTAGTCAACATGTCTATAAGGTTCTTGCTTCCATAAAACTTATCAAGTATCAACTAGTCATCATCAAGAGGAGATCGAATAAAATGATATCTAATTTGAATATGTTTGATCATGAAATGAATTATGAAATGCTAGAAtgttggcaaggaatatggcacctGACTATCTTTTGCCAACTCCTCCAAGAAACTCTATAACCGAATCACTTTTTTATGCTTAAGATACAACAACATACTTAGCTTCTATGGTAGACAGAGCAACAATCTTTTGCAAATCTGTAGCCCAAGACACAACAATATCACCCAAAGTGTAAATAAAACCTGTATTACCTTCCAACTATCAGTATCACCAATTAAATCAGAATCAACATAACACTGCGGTTTTGAACCAGCTACGGtaaattaaatacatgtataCAAGGAACCCTCCATGTACCTTAGAATCCACTTTACTGCCTCTCAGTGCTACTTGcttggattactcatgtacttACTCACAGCTCCTACCACATAGGCAATATCTGGTCTCATATAGGCCATAGCATACATAAAAAGGCCAATAGTTGAGGCATGGTGTACCGTACTCATATAATCATGCTCCTTCTTTGACTTCGGTGATCGATCCTTGTTAAGTCTAAAATGACTTTCCAAATGTCTGCTCAGTGGTTTGGCTTTGTCCATGTTGAACCCACTAAGCGCTCTTTTAGCATACTATGCATGTAAAAGTCTTAGGTGATGTTTGAAtaataagttgaataaaatattattaaaatattcttttgtaatattattattcttttgatatttgaaaaagtttgattgtttattatattttgtgcgaaaattaaaaaaagttgcaatgatggaatgagatgaaatgaaactcTTCTTGTATCCAAACCGGACTTAATGTGCTTTTAACTCTGCCTCTTataattctcatgccaaggatttatTTTGCAGCtctcaaatccttcattgcaaactGTTTTGATAATTGTTTATTCAGATTGTTGATCTCCTCAATGCAGAACCTTGCAATAagtatatcatccacatacaacaataGAATAATATAAGAGTTATCAAAATGTCTAATCTAATAATAGTGGTCTCCCTAACATCTGGTGTAACCGGAACTATGTCACACATAAATTGGTAACATAGAAACAATAATAGAAGTAATCACAAAAAAACTGGAAAATACTGAAATTGTATTGATAATCTCACTTCGAGGGTAAGTTCCTCCAAATAGAATAGAGAAAGAGAATTAGAGTTTTTCTTAATATTGGTCAAGGATACCTCCCTATAGCTCTACTAGGCACTAATAATGGCAATTGAATCCACATGTCAGACCCTCTCTACCACACAATCAATCGaaacacaagaaaaataatagaaagtGTAAATAGTAGATGGACCCTTAATGGGCTTAATGGCTTAATGTTCCaatagaaaataacaaaacaatTGCAATTACTAATAACTAGGCCTGAGGTCCACATAAGAAAAGAAACTTCAACCCTTCTATGTTCAGCAGTTAGACCCAAGCTTTAGCCCACAACCAAGCCCAACCATTCCACATAATCTAGCCCGTGtgtgtcaaaaaaaaaaactagaacaaTTCTCTTTAGGTAGGGCTTAAAGATCTCATTCATGAGGTTTTAGAATATTGAAGGGGCATTGGTCAGCATAAATGAGATGACCAAGAATTCAGAGTGCCTCTCATGTGtcctaaaagtaattttatgaATATTCTTAGCCCTTACCCTTATTTGATTATAATCTGAACATAAGTCCAGTTTGATTATGCAGTATTGATTGGGATATTCTCTCTTTTAATTATTGAGGGATCAAGGAAGTTATGGGTACTACCTGAGTTTATGAGCATAGTGATCTCTTGGTTGTTTACTCTGCCCCTAACCCTCATGGTCTTTAGAATTTGGGACCCAAGTAGAGCATGTAAAGAGATCTCTGGTTGGTCACCCTGGTTTTTAAATCCAATCCTTCTTCTTTTGaagttacttattttttttccatttccaatTCCAATTCCTAACCACAATCAACTTCCACGTCTTCGATTAAGAATAATTTGGGGTGGGTGCACTTGTGACTTGGATTCTGCTTGGAATCATAGTAGTAGCCACATGCCTCTATCTTTCGTCTGCTACTAATTTATCTTTTGGACAAGGACTATAGCCTTAGATCCCTCTTTTTGGATAGTCAAAGTTGTGTTGGGTTGCCTCAATATTCCTGGGTCGGGTGGAGGGTACAGAACCCTAGAGTTTCTCCTTATGACCCCAATATGTTCTTCCTAGATTTTAACCAAACTATAGGTTGAAAGAAGATTGTTTGGATTGAACATTCTCACTGGTAACTGAATGTCATTCTTCAACCCACTTAAAAAATAACTCAACTTGTAGGATTCAGATAACCCTTGAAGCCAATTAAATAATGCCTCAAATTTGGACCTATATTCCTCTACTGTACTGATTTGTTTGAGTCTAATAAGGGACTCCAATCGGTCATCATAGGAACTAAGCCCAATCGAGTTAAAATAGTCATTGTAAACTCCTCCCAATTGCTCAAATTTCCAATTTCTTCTATATCCTAGAACCACACTAAAACTTGCCCCTCCATATAAAAATAAGCCAATATTTGATTCTGCTAAGACAATGTGTTATAGTTAGCAAATAGGTGATTGGCCTTATACAGCCACCGGCTGTGGTCCTCTCCACAAAAACTAGGAAACTCATTGTGCACTGACCTAGAAAATGGCTCATTTCCTGACTCTGTGTGTCTCTCTGTGCTATAGGTGAGAAGCATAAGCCTATAAATTATATCCCGATTCCTCTTCTACATCTCCAAAGTCATGGCAACAAGTTGTTGAATGATTGCATCATTTCTCCTCTACACCTCCAATGACATGGCAGTAAGTTATTAAGCTAAAAATCTTATTGTTGTTTTAGGACAACCATCTCAATTTCTATAGTTTTGAATTGAGAGtccatggattttttttttttttaagaaaggcAAGACCATCCTGCAACTGGTTGATACAGGTTCCTTGAGTCATCATCACCTTCAGGAATTGTCTATTTGATACCAAAATTGTCTCACACAAATTGGTAACATAGAAATAATACTAAGAGTAATCACAAATAAActgaaaaatactaaaattctATTGATAATCTCACTTTGAGGGTGAGTTCCTCTAAATAGAATAGAGAAAGAGAATTAGAGTTTTCTAGAATATTGCTCAAAGATACCTCCCTATGGCTCTCCTAGGCACTAATAACGGCAAGAAAATCCATACACTGGACCCTCTCTACCACACAACCAATCAAAACATAAGGGAAATAACAAATGTACTAATTTTCACAACTAGAGAGAAAAACTCAAAGTAATCAATACCTCTTTTTCTTAAACCATTTCACAACGAGACTAACATGATCTCTTTTgttgccatcatgctcagtttttaACTGATATACCCACTTGTCATGCAAAGCCTTCTTTCTCTGTTGGAAGTTCAGTTTGCTCTCATGTCTGACTCCCTAACAAAGATTTCATATGTTCTGTCATTGCTAACTATCACTTACTCGAGTTTTTATCTCGCAAGGTTTCATCACAACTCTGCAGCTTACCACCATCAATTAACAAAATATAATTCAAGGTAAATGAAAACAATTGTGGATGCTTGGTAGTCTTGAAAAACCTACGAACAACAACTATAAGTAAAGACTGCTTTGGCTTTAACTATGGAATAATAGGAATAGGTGGACTTGACTCAATCTCCATGTCACTCGTACTTTTGCTATGTATTAGATTTGTCTTTGTACATAGCTTTCATATTAAAAACCACATTCATACTCAtgatgatttttcaattttgatcATCCTAAAAGCGATAGCCAAATGACTAACTTTCATAGTAGTTAAAGAAACACTTTCTCGATTTAGCATCAAGTTTGTTACAAGCatcaaaattaatatgaatataaaaaacaCAACAAATCTTTTAAGTGTGAAAGTTTTGCCATCTTTCCGCTCAAACCTCCTCAGATAATTTGCACTCTAAAAGAATTGATGGCCCATGGTTAATTAGATAACTGCAATGTGAACTGCATCTGCCTAGAATATTGTCGGTGGTAACTCAGCATGCAACCTCATACTCCTAGCTCACTTAATGATGGTCATGTTCATACGCTTAGCTAAACCATTATGTTGTGGGGTCCTAGGAATAGTCTTCTCCATTCTAATATTATACGCTGCACAATACTTCTTAAACCCTCGATCAATGCACTCTTCACCATTATCTGACCTCAAATATTTTAGTTTCAAATTTGTTTCAGTCTCAACTATGGCTTTCCATTTATTAAATGtttcaaatatattagatttatttccCAGGAAATAGACATACATTTATGCTATAGTCATCAATAAATGTGAGGTAGTACCGAGGACGTCTAAAAGATGAAATCGAGAAATGCCCCCACAAGTATTTGTGTACAAGTTACAATTTTCTTAACTCCAGTGCTTTGCCACCTTCAAGAAACTAACCATTTTCTGCTTCCTTATAATACAACTCACATATATCCAGATCAATTGATTTCAGTTCCGTTAACTATTCATGTGACAAGAGTATCTTAATCCCTTGCCAATTCATATGACCAAGTCTATGGTGTCATAGTTCTACATTATTTTCAGTTTCACTTATAGCAATCATATTGCTTGATCTCAATTTCACATATAGAGTactaatttttttaccataagtTAAGACCATCACTCCTTTTCGTTCCATATACCATTCGAAAAAAACTATTGAATAATTGCCATCATCAAGTTGTCTCACAGTTATCAAGTTTTTCTTCAACTTGAGAACATGTTTAACTTTTTGCAAAGTCCACACATTTTTTTAAGAGTACAATGCACACATCTCCCATTCCCACGATATTCAGCGTTTCTCCATAAGTTAAATACACCTTACAAAGTCACCAACAATATAATTCTACATGATTTTTTGGTTTGAAGTTGTGTAAAATGAAGCTCCTAAGTCCAATACCTAGTCATCAACCAGACTATAAATCGCAAAAAGTAAAACAACCTTTACTTCCTCAATCACCATGTTTGCATCATCATTATCAGTCTTCTTTGGAATTTATTTTGAAGTGATCCGTATTGCCATGATTTCAACAAGTACCTTGTTGCCTACActttgacttgctcttgcccTTATTTCTCAATTTTGACCGATCCTTATTTGAGTTTGTATCATGTCCTTTGGCCTGAGTATTAATATTGGGCAGAACCCGAACCCGAGGTCTATTAGAATCTCTTTTGCGCACCTCTTTAATAAGAATCAAATctcgaatatcatcatatttgaaCTTTGTTTTTCCAACAGAATTATTCACATCTATTCTCATGGCCTCCTAACTATTCGGCAATGAAGCcaacataattaattaatttgtgatAGTCTTAGACTTGTTCAGGTGGTTGAGTAATAGATGCACCTTCtgtcattttcaaattgaacaaCTTCTTTATCAGATGCACTTTGTTATTAGTCAACAGCTTTTCAAACATACCAGACAAGGCCACCATAAGATTTGTTGTGGTCTTTTCCTTGATAACGTTGTGTGCAATTGACCTTGATAGGGTCAATTGAATGTTAGAACCTGTTGATCTAATATGTTCCAATCCGTATCTTCCATACTGTATGGATTCTTCCCCAACAAAAGAAGATTAAGCATAGTTTTGAATTTCATACTGTATCAGCTGGTACAGTCAAAATATTTCGTTTCCATGATTTATCCGGTACAGAGGAAGATATAGTTTCATAGTAGTCAGAATTTCGATCGTTTCGGCCCATACTGGCCGATATTTTAGCCtttacctttttcttcttctttttttcatttcttcaaactgcaACCTTATTTTTTGACCCACAATTCAGACAAGGCTATttctgatttatatatatgtatttatatataatttattcatatatagactattattttagaatataatttatatatataatttattcatatatcgactattcaAAAACGGCATAGGTACCGAAATATCTTTTTTCAATGCCTCGACTgaaacggtattcaaaacattgagaTGAAGTCTCTTCCCATAGATCCTCCAATACTTGAAATATGTGCCGTCAAAGACTCAAGCTTCTCGATTCCAGATATCTTCACTTCTTCTCTGCTATCGTTATCACTCAAATCCAAACTTGTCTCTTATACTAGTTGTTATGAACGATAAGTGAAAAAGTAAAGCAAAAAAGTAGAATTAATTATACATGACACAAGATTTATATGGTTCAGCAACGTGTCTACATCCACAAAGATTCAAAGGATTTTATtgatacaaaaattaaatatacgAAGCAGTTATATAAGGgtttaatacaatatatagtAAACCCTAATTAGCATGTTAGGTCAGATTAGTAAACCCTATTCGACCGGTTAGGTAGGACCAAGATCCAAAATGGGTCAAAATTTTCCTGCCCCTAGACCCTTACGAGGCTGTTCCATGTTCACTCTAGCTGATAGGCCCAAGTCTTCGCTCTATAGCCCAAgccttattgaa
Coding sequences within it:
- the LOC122275501 gene encoding pentatricopeptide repeat-containing protein At4g14820, which produces MSRMAQTPLALPPHPTTTLFNALESSTTLAHLKQVHAQILRRSNHHYGSNSLLLQLVLSSCARSSSLDYALAVFSRIPRPDTRLSNKFLHELSRGADPEKALLVYEWMRREGLSLDRFSFPPLLKAVSRATDLVQGMEIHGLASKLGFSSDPFVQTGLVRMYAVCGQIMEARLVFDKMSHRDVVAWSIMIVGYSQSGLLDDALKLFDEMKASNVEPDEIVLSTIVSACGRSGNLSYGKAVHEFITKNNIVADRHLQTALITMYSSCGSMDLAQELFDKMSPKNLIISTAMVSAYSKVGRVEDARMIFNETDEKDLVCWSAMISGYAESDHPQEALKLFREMQALGIQPDEVTMLSVISACAHLGGLDHAKWIHLYVDKNGFGGALPVNNALIDMYAKCGSLERARWVFEKMPRKNVISWTTMISAYAMHGDASNALSLFYQMKDTKIEPNGITFIGALYACSHVGLVEEGWKIFSSMINEHNITPKHEHFGCMVDLFGRANLLREALEVIETMPLAPNVVIWGSLMAACRIHGEIELGEFAAKRLLELDPYHDGAHVFLSNIYAKERRWEDVGEVRRLMKHKGISKERGCSRIELNNEIHEFFMADRNHKRTNQIYEKLDEVVSELKLVGYAPNTCSILVDLEEEEKKEVVLYHSEKLAVCYGLMSDPKGRCIRIVKNLRICEDCHTFMKLVSKVYEREIVVRDRTRFHHYKNGACSCNEYW